A DNA window from Gillisia sp. Hel1_33_143 contains the following coding sequences:
- a CDS encoding ABC-F family ATP-binding cassette domain-containing protein, whose amino-acid sequence MLSVSNLSVQFGKRVLFDEVNTTFTQGNIYGIIGANGAGKSTFLNILSGKSEPTSGRVFLEPGKRMSVLEQNHNLYDEYTVLETVIMGNKPLFKIKKEMDEIYAKEDFNDADGERVGVLQVEFEEMNGWNADSDAASMLSNLGISADYHYSLMKDLDGKQKVRVLLAQALFGNPDVLIMDEPTNDLDYETIIWLENFLAYYENTVIVVSHDRHFLDAVCTHISDIDFGKINHYSGNYTFWYESSQLAARQRSQQNKKAEEKKKELQEFIMRFSANVAKSKQATSRKKMIDKLNIEDIKPSSRRYPAIIFERDREAGDQILHVEGLEASIDGETIFKNIDLNLKKGDKVVVYSRDSRATTAFYEIINGNQKAVTGTYNWGITTSQSYLPLDNSEFFENDLTLVDWLRQWAKTDEEREEVYIRGFLGKMIFSGEEALKTSNVLSGGEKVRCMLSRMMMMRANVVMLDEPTNHLDLESITAFNNSLKNFKGTVMFTTHDHEFAQTVANRVVELTPNGVIDRYMSFDEYMDDKKIKEQRDKMYKV is encoded by the coding sequence ATGTTATCAGTTTCAAATCTTTCAGTTCAATTTGGTAAGCGTGTTTTATTCGATGAGGTAAATACCACTTTTACACAGGGGAATATCTACGGAATTATTGGTGCTAATGGTGCTGGAAAATCTACATTTTTAAACATCCTTTCTGGAAAAAGTGAACCTACTAGTGGTAGAGTTTTTCTAGAGCCAGGAAAGAGAATGTCTGTTCTAGAGCAAAACCACAACCTTTATGATGAATATACTGTTTTAGAAACAGTAATTATGGGTAATAAGCCATTATTCAAAATAAAAAAGGAAATGGATGAGATCTATGCTAAGGAAGATTTCAATGATGCAGATGGAGAGCGAGTAGGGGTGTTACAGGTGGAATTTGAAGAAATGAATGGATGGAATGCAGATAGCGATGCTGCCTCTATGCTTTCAAATCTTGGGATCTCTGCAGATTATCATTACTCACTTATGAAGGATCTTGATGGTAAGCAAAAGGTACGTGTGTTATTAGCACAAGCACTTTTTGGAAATCCGGATGTATTGATCATGGATGAGCCTACCAACGACCTGGATTATGAAACAATAATCTGGTTGGAAAACTTTTTGGCTTATTATGAGAATACAGTAATAGTAGTATCTCACGACCGTCACTTTCTAGATGCGGTTTGTACTCATATTTCTGATATAGATTTTGGAAAGATCAATCATTACAGTGGTAATTACACGTTTTGGTATGAATCTTCTCAGTTAGCTGCTAGACAACGTTCTCAACAGAATAAGAAAGCAGAAGAGAAGAAGAAAGAGTTGCAGGAATTTATCATGAGATTTAGTGCGAACGTTGCGAAATCTAAGCAAGCAACATCTCGTAAAAAGATGATTGATAAATTAAATATTGAAGATATTAAGCCTTCTAGTAGAAGATATCCAGCCATCATCTTTGAACGAGATAGAGAAGCCGGAGATCAGATCTTACACGTAGAAGGATTGGAAGCATCTATAGACGGAGAGACAATCTTTAAAAATATAGATCTTAATCTTAAAAAAGGAGATAAAGTAGTAGTGTATTCTAGAGATTCTAGAGCTACAACTGCATTCTATGAGATCATAAACGGAAATCAAAAAGCTGTTACCGGTACTTATAATTGGGGTATAACTACTTCCCAATCCTATCTACCACTAGATAACTCAGAATTTTTTGAAAACGATCTAACGCTTGTAGATTGGTTACGCCAATGGGCTAAAACAGATGAAGAGAGAGAAGAAGTTTACATTCGTGGATTTCTAGGTAAAATGATATTTAGTGGGGAAGAGGCATTAAAAACATCAAATGTACTTTCCGGTGGAGAGAAAGTAAGATGTATGTTAAGTAGAATGATGATGATGCGCGCTAACGTTGTAATGTTAGATGAACCTACCAACCACCTAGATCTAGAATCTATTACAGCTTTTAATAATTCGCTTAAGAATTTTAAAGGAACTGTAATGTTCACCACTCACGATCATGAATTTGCACAAACTGTAGCTAATAGAGTGGTAGAATTAACTCCTAATGGAGTTATTGACAGGTATATGAGTTTTGATGAGTATATGGATGATAAGAAGATAAAAGAGCAACGCGATAAGATGTATAAAGTGTAA
- the pheT gene encoding phenylalanine--tRNA ligase subunit beta, with amino-acid sequence MKISYNWLKQFIKLPNNPEKTGHLLTDLGLEVEGIQSFQSVKGGLEGIVVGQVLSCIPHPNADRLKLCKIEIGYNETLQIVCGAPNIAEGQKVPVATIGTVLYDEKGESWEIKKGKIRGEESFGMVCSEQELGLGASHDGIMVLKSDLEPGKAIAEIFEVENDQVFEIGLTPNRADAMSHWGVARDLKAGYQQQDLSLELITPSVSGFNVDSRSLRIPIFVDDSNLAPRYCGITMSEIKVKPSPKWLQNRLKAIGINPKNNIVDATNYVMHELGQPLHAFDADSIVGNEIHVKTLPAGTKFTTLDEVERELHEEDLMICDTQGPLCIAGVFGGISSGVKETTSKIFIESAYFNPVSIRKTAKRHALNTDASFRFERGIDPNITEYALKRAAVLIKEIAGGEITSDVDDLYFKKIEDFQVFLTFEKVNKLIGQNLAEETIKSILASLEIRVNNVTESGMGLTIPSYRVDVQREADVIEEILRVYGYNNIEFGTKLNASISNSSKFEDYKLQNHIANQLVGQGFFETMANSLTTASYTKLTDHISDEQSVRMLNPLSQDLSVMRQSLLFSGLEAISYNLNRKRSDLKFFEFGKTYHNYPSGREEKKHLNLFVSGNRFSESWNTTQTPGNFFYIKGIIENILERLGIISLKNSSVKGDIFSEGLAISSGKSKLVEFGVLKNSILKHFGIQQEVLYADFNWDLVLETAQNQKVMFTAIPKSPAVRRDFALLLDEAVSYEEIETIAKQSEKRLLKSVNLFDVYQGKNLPDGKKSYAVSFMFQDEHSTFTDKQIDKIMNKLQQRFEKELKAELR; translated from the coding sequence ATGAAAATTTCATACAATTGGCTTAAGCAATTTATAAAACTACCAAATAACCCAGAAAAGACGGGACATTTACTTACAGACCTTGGGCTGGAAGTAGAAGGTATCCAAAGCTTTCAAAGTGTAAAAGGAGGTTTAGAAGGAATTGTAGTTGGCCAGGTATTAAGTTGTATTCCGCATCCTAATGCAGATCGACTTAAATTATGTAAGATTGAAATTGGATATAATGAGACACTTCAAATAGTTTGTGGTGCACCAAATATTGCCGAAGGTCAAAAAGTACCGGTAGCAACCATAGGCACCGTTCTTTATGATGAAAAAGGGGAATCTTGGGAGATAAAAAAAGGCAAGATACGCGGAGAAGAAAGTTTTGGAATGGTATGTTCTGAGCAGGAGCTGGGACTTGGTGCAAGCCATGATGGTATCATGGTTCTAAAGAGCGATCTGGAACCAGGAAAAGCTATAGCCGAAATTTTTGAAGTTGAAAATGATCAAGTCTTTGAAATAGGTCTTACTCCAAATAGAGCAGACGCAATGAGCCACTGGGGAGTTGCAAGAGATCTTAAGGCTGGATACCAGCAACAAGATCTTAGCCTAGAACTTATTACTCCTTCTGTAAGTGGTTTTAATGTAGACAGTAGAAGTCTAAGAATTCCGATATTTGTAGATGATTCTAACCTTGCGCCTAGATATTGCGGAATAACTATGTCTGAAATCAAGGTAAAACCTTCACCAAAATGGCTTCAGAATAGATTAAAAGCTATAGGAATAAATCCGAAGAACAATATTGTAGATGCTACCAATTACGTTATGCATGAACTTGGACAGCCTTTACATGCCTTTGATGCAGATAGCATAGTAGGAAATGAGATTCACGTAAAGACCCTTCCTGCGGGCACCAAATTCACTACGCTAGATGAAGTAGAAAGAGAACTTCATGAAGAAGATCTTATGATCTGTGATACTCAAGGACCTTTATGTATAGCCGGAGTATTTGGAGGAATTTCTAGCGGTGTTAAAGAAACAACTTCTAAAATTTTTATAGAAAGTGCCTACTTTAATCCTGTTAGTATAAGAAAAACAGCTAAAAGACATGCTCTTAACACAGATGCATCATTTAGATTTGAAAGAGGAATAGATCCAAACATTACAGAATACGCCTTAAAACGTGCGGCAGTGCTTATTAAAGAGATTGCCGGAGGTGAAATAACTAGTGATGTAGATGATCTATATTTCAAAAAAATAGAAGACTTTCAGGTTTTTCTAACCTTTGAAAAAGTTAATAAGCTTATAGGCCAGAATCTTGCTGAGGAAACCATCAAATCTATCTTAGCTTCTTTGGAGATTCGAGTTAACAATGTTACAGAATCTGGAATGGGGCTAACCATTCCTTCTTATAGAGTAGATGTTCAAAGAGAAGCAGATGTTATTGAAGAGATCTTAAGAGTTTACGGATATAACAACATAGAATTTGGAACGAAATTAAATGCCTCCATTTCAAATTCTTCAAAATTTGAAGATTATAAACTTCAAAATCATATCGCAAATCAATTGGTAGGACAAGGTTTTTTTGAAACCATGGCTAACTCCTTAACTACCGCTAGTTATACAAAATTAACTGATCATATTAGTGATGAGCAAAGCGTAAGAATGCTTAATCCGCTAAGTCAGGATCTGTCTGTTATGCGTCAGTCATTATTATTCTCAGGATTAGAGGCGATAAGCTATAATTTAAATAGAAAGAGAAGTGACCTTAAATTCTTTGAATTTGGTAAAACGTATCATAATTATCCTAGCGGCCGTGAGGAGAAAAAGCATTTAAACCTATTTGTTTCGGGCAACAGGTTTTCTGAATCTTGGAATACTACTCAAACTCCTGGAAATTTCTTTTACATTAAAGGTATAATAGAGAATATTTTAGAGCGTCTTGGGATTATATCTCTCAAAAATTCTTCTGTAAAAGGAGATATATTTTCTGAAGGCCTTGCTATTTCCTCAGGAAAATCTAAACTGGTTGAATTTGGAGTATTAAAAAATTCAATACTTAAGCATTTCGGAATTCAGCAAGAAGTTCTATATGCAGATTTTAACTGGGACCTTGTACTAGAAACGGCCCAAAATCAAAAAGTTATGTTTACAGCTATTCCAAAATCTCCGGCGGTACGGAGAGATTTTGCACTATTGTTGGATGAAGCTGTTAGCTATGAAGAGATTGAAACTATTGCTAAACAATCTGAAAAACGACTTTTAAAATCTGTGAATCTTTTTGATGTGTATCAAGGTAAAAATCTACCTGATGGAAAGAAAAGTTATGCAGTAAGTTTTATGTTTCAGGATGAGCATAGCACGTTTACGGATAAGCAAATAGATAAGATAATGAACAAATTACAACAGCGCTTTGAAAAGGAATTGAAGGCTGAATTAAGATAG
- a CDS encoding fasciclin domain-containing protein: MRNLKFLAIAICGIVLFSTAEVHAQKMNKEKSIMVGGAEMYPSKNIIENAVNSKDHTTLVAAVKAAELVEVLQGDGPFTVFAPTNAAFEKLPEGTVASLLKPENKEKLQAVLTYHVLAGDFKAKDVVNAIKMGNGKATFKTVNGAELTAMMDGKNVKIKDAAGNVATVTIANVNQSNGVIHVIDTVLLPSK; the protein is encoded by the coding sequence ATGAGAAATTTAAAATTTTTAGCAATTGCAATTTGTGGGATCGTATTATTTTCAACTGCTGAGGTACATGCTCAGAAAATGAATAAGGAAAAAAGTATAATGGTGGGTGGAGCAGAGATGTATCCAAGTAAAAACATTATTGAGAATGCAGTGAATTCTAAAGATCATACAACCCTTGTTGCTGCTGTGAAGGCTGCAGAATTGGTTGAAGTATTACAGGGAGATGGACCTTTTACTGTTTTTGCACCTACAAATGCTGCTTTTGAAAAATTACCGGAAGGAACGGTAGCATCACTTTTGAAACCAGAGAACAAAGAGAAATTACAAGCGGTTTTAACTTATCATGTTTTAGCTGGAGACTTTAAAGCTAAAGATGTTGTAAATGCTATTAAAATGGGAAATGGAAAAGCTACCTTTAAAACTGTAAATGGTGCTGAGCTTACCGCAATGATGGATGGTAAAAATGTAAAAATTAAAGATGCTGCTGGTAATGTGGCTACTGTAACTATTGCTAATGTAAATCAATCTAACGGAGTTATTCACGTTATTGATACCGTACTATTACCATCAAAATAA
- a CDS encoding glutaminyl-peptide cyclotransferase yields MKKANLLLLFILNFILISCGSNSDKKISDYSLKLNQVKAEYHLGDQLEVSILNPKSKKIDSVNFYLQDKLISKKPEETNLKLKLEREKLGNQKISAFIYSEGTTDTLQTSVKIYNDAPPAIYTYKIINTYPHDQGAYTQGLEFLNDTLYESTGQYGSSSLRITNFETGKVLKKIDLDARYFGEGLSILNNKIYQLTWQKGVGFIYNIETLEKIGSFNFNQSKEGWGLCNDGKKFYKSDGTEKIWTLDAQTLAELDYIQPTTNRTISTQLNELEWVDGKIYANTYQKDGVAIINPKNGAIEGIIDFHDLRDNVTQHPKLDVLNGIAYNPNTKRLYVTGKNWDKLFEVEIIKK; encoded by the coding sequence ATGAAAAAAGCTAACCTCCTGTTACTGTTTATTTTAAACTTCATTTTAATTTCTTGTGGAAGTAATTCTGATAAAAAAATAAGTGATTATTCTTTAAAATTAAATCAAGTTAAGGCAGAATATCATCTAGGAGATCAGTTAGAAGTCTCTATTTTGAATCCAAAAAGTAAAAAAATAGACTCCGTTAACTTTTACCTTCAAGATAAATTAATCTCAAAAAAGCCAGAAGAGACCAATTTGAAGTTAAAGCTTGAGAGAGAAAAGTTGGGTAATCAAAAAATAAGCGCATTTATCTATTCTGAAGGCACTACAGATACCCTACAAACTTCGGTAAAAATATATAATGATGCACCTCCCGCAATTTATACCTATAAGATCATTAATACCTATCCTCATGATCAGGGAGCATATACGCAAGGCTTAGAATTCTTAAATGATACTTTATACGAAAGTACAGGGCAATACGGAAGTTCTTCATTGCGTATTACTAATTTTGAAACGGGAAAGGTTCTTAAAAAGATAGATCTAGACGCAAGATATTTTGGAGAAGGACTTTCAATTCTAAATAATAAGATCTATCAATTAACATGGCAAAAAGGAGTTGGCTTTATTTATAATATAGAAACTCTCGAAAAAATTGGCAGTTTTAATTTTAATCAAAGTAAAGAAGGATGGGGACTATGCAATGATGGAAAGAAATTCTATAAAAGTGATGGTACAGAGAAGATCTGGACTTTGGATGCTCAAACGCTGGCTGAACTAGATTATATACAACCTACAACAAACAGAACGATCTCTACACAGTTAAATGAACTAGAATGGGTAGATGGTAAAATATACGCGAACACTTATCAAAAAGACGGAGTAGCCATCATTAATCCTAAAAATGGAGCTATTGAAGGTATCATAGATTTCCATGATCTAAGAGATAATGTTACACAACACCCAAAACTAGATGTATTAAACGGAATTGCATATAATCCGAATACTAAAAGATTGTATGTTACCGGAAAGAACTGGGATAAATTGTTTGAGGTAGAAATTATAAAAAAATAA
- the recG gene encoding ATP-dependent DNA helicase RecG produces MNSNLLQTPIDYLKGVGPARAELLRKEIGIHTYQDLINFFPNRYLDKTKYYKISQLQQNSADIQIIGKIINIKTVEQKRGSRLVAEFIDDTGKMELVWFRGQKWIRESLKINTPYVIFGKTNWFNGVFSMPHPEIELLEEHEKNLRIAMQPIYPSTEKLARSGITNRVITKIMQQLFLETKGKFYDTLNDDLRGELKLISRAEALFNVHFPTSQELLARAQFRLKFEELFYVQLQLLVKNMLHKKRIKGFIFDQIGENFGEFYNQYLPFELTGAQKRVIKEIRSDMGSGAQMNRLLQGDVGSGKTIVALMSMLIALDNDFQACLMAPTEILSVQHYHGLIELCKELNTSIFILTGSTKASKRREIHEKLENGEINILIGTHALLEDKVKFKNLGLAIIDEQHRFGVAQRAKLWQKNHLPPHVLVMTATPIPRTLAMSLYGDLDVSVIDELPPGRQEIKTVHRYDSNRLKVFRFIRDEIAKGRQVYVVYPLIQESEKMDYKDLMDGYESIAREFPMPEFQISIVHGQMKPADKEFEMNRFVQGETQIMVATTVIEVGVNVPNASVMIIESAERFGLSQLHQLRGRVGRGAEQSYCILMTSHKLSEDAKTRLQTMTTSSDGFEIAEVDLKLRGPGDLMGTQQSGVLVLKIADIIKDNQILQTARYYAKQILTEDPDLKLEKNKAIRYTYAQVAKHKNIWNYIS; encoded by the coding sequence ATGAATTCAAACCTGTTACAGACTCCCATAGATTATTTAAAAGGCGTAGGACCCGCTAGAGCAGAACTACTTCGCAAGGAGATTGGAATTCATACCTATCAAGATCTAATAAATTTCTTTCCAAACAGATACCTTGATAAGACGAAATATTACAAGATCTCCCAATTGCAACAAAACTCTGCAGACATTCAAATTATTGGTAAGATAATCAATATCAAAACTGTTGAACAAAAGCGAGGAAGTAGATTGGTAGCAGAATTTATTGATGATACCGGTAAAATGGAACTGGTTTGGTTTAGAGGTCAAAAATGGATTCGAGAAAGTTTAAAGATAAATACACCCTATGTAATATTTGGAAAGACAAATTGGTTCAATGGAGTTTTTAGCATGCCACATCCAGAAATAGAATTGCTGGAAGAGCATGAAAAAAATCTTAGAATTGCCATGCAACCTATCTATCCTTCTACAGAAAAATTAGCAAGATCTGGGATCACAAATAGAGTGATCACCAAAATAATGCAGCAACTTTTTCTGGAAACCAAGGGAAAATTTTACGACACTTTGAACGATGATCTAAGAGGTGAATTAAAATTAATATCAAGAGCAGAAGCACTTTTTAATGTACATTTTCCTACCAGCCAAGAGCTACTTGCAAGAGCACAATTCAGACTTAAATTTGAAGAATTATTCTATGTTCAGCTTCAACTTTTGGTTAAAAATATGCTTCATAAAAAACGAATCAAAGGTTTTATTTTCGATCAGATAGGAGAGAATTTTGGAGAGTTTTATAATCAATATTTACCGTTCGAATTAACCGGTGCGCAAAAGAGAGTGATCAAAGAAATTAGGAGCGATATGGGTAGTGGAGCACAAATGAACAGGCTCTTACAGGGAGATGTAGGCTCTGGGAAGACGATAGTTGCCTTAATGTCAATGTTAATAGCACTTGACAACGATTTTCAAGCTTGTCTTATGGCTCCTACTGAAATTTTGTCAGTACAACACTATCACGGATTAATTGAACTATGTAAAGAACTGAATACCAGTATTTTCATTTTAACTGGCTCAACAAAAGCTTCAAAGAGAAGAGAGATCCATGAAAAACTTGAAAATGGTGAAATAAACATCCTAATTGGAACTCATGCGCTTCTTGAAGACAAGGTTAAATTCAAAAATTTAGGACTGGCAATCATAGATGAACAACACAGATTTGGCGTTGCTCAAAGAGCAAAATTATGGCAAAAAAATCATCTCCCCCCACATGTTTTAGTGATGACCGCCACCCCTATTCCCAGAACTTTAGCAATGAGTCTATATGGCGATTTAGATGTTTCTGTAATAGACGAATTACCACCCGGAAGACAAGAGATAAAAACAGTTCATAGATACGATAGTAATCGTCTAAAAGTTTTTAGATTTATAAGAGATGAGATTGCAAAAGGGAGACAGGTTTATGTGGTTTATCCTCTCATCCAGGAGTCAGAAAAAATGGATTATAAAGATCTCATGGATGGTTATGAAAGTATTGCAAGAGAATTCCCTATGCCGGAATTTCAAATCTCTATAGTACACGGACAAATGAAGCCAGCCGACAAAGAATTTGAGATGAATAGATTTGTACAAGGTGAAACACAAATCATGGTTGCAACCACTGTTATAGAAGTAGGGGTAAATGTTCCTAATGCCAGCGTTATGATTATTGAAAGCGCCGAAAGATTTGGACTTTCCCAATTACATCAACTTAGAGGTAGAGTTGGTAGAGGAGCAGAACAGAGCTATTGTATTTTAATGACAAGCCATAAACTTTCAGAAGATGCAAAAACTAGACTTCAAACAATGACCACTTCTAGTGATGGTTTTGAAATTGCAGAAGTAGATCTAAAACTTAGAGGTCCCGGAGATCTTATGGGAACGCAACAAAGTGGAGTACTTGTTCTAAAAATTGCAGATATCATAAAGGACAATCAGATACTACAAACGGCCAGATATTATGCTAAACAAATACTTACCGAGGATCCAGATCTAAAACTTGAAAAGAATAAAGCTATTAGATACACCTATGCGCAAGTGGCTAAACACAAGAATATTTGGAACTATATTAGCTAA
- a CDS encoding acyl-CoA thioesterase produces MSYTPEIFEQQLKVSESDLDDLQHVNNVQYVQWIQDIAKSHWESRASCEIKERYFWVVIRHEIDYKRQAFLNDNLLLKTFIGEQTHVTSKRHVHILNKENGDILVEAKSTWCLMDYSTKKPVKISEELLRVFCK; encoded by the coding sequence ATGAGTTATACTCCCGAAATATTTGAACAGCAGCTAAAGGTTTCTGAATCTGATCTTGATGATTTGCAACATGTAAATAATGTACAATATGTGCAATGGATACAGGATATTGCGAAGTCTCATTGGGAATCTAGAGCTAGCTGCGAAATTAAAGAACGCTATTTTTGGGTAGTTATAAGGCACGAAATAGATTATAAGAGGCAGGCTTTCTTAAATGATAACTTGCTTTTAAAAACATTTATTGGAGAACAGACACATGTAACTTCAAAGAGACATGTCCATATATTAAATAAAGAAAATGGAGATATTTTGGTAGAAGCAAAGTCTACGTGGTGCCTCATGGATTATTCAACAAAAAAACCCGTAAAGATCTCTGAAGAACTATTACGAGTTTTTTGTAAATAA
- the fsa gene encoding fructose-6-phosphate aldolase, with protein MKFFIDTANLDQIKEAQDLGVLDGVTTNPSLMAKEGITGKENIINHYKKICDIVDGDVSAEVISTDFDGMVKEGEELAKLHKQIVVKIPMIKEGIKAIKYFSDKGIRTNCTLVFSAGQALLAAKAGATYVSPFIGRLDDISTDGLNLIADIRLIYDNYGFETEILAASVRHSMHILECAKIGADVMTGPLSSIEGLLKHPLTDSGLKQFLADYNKGN; from the coding sequence ATGAAATTTTTTATTGACACTGCAAACCTTGATCAAATTAAAGAAGCTCAGGATCTTGGAGTTCTTGATGGAGTTACAACCAATCCTTCTTTAATGGCAAAAGAGGGAATTACCGGAAAAGAAAATATCATTAATCATTACAAGAAGATATGTGATATTGTAGATGGAGATGTGAGTGCAGAAGTAATTTCTACAGATTTTGATGGAATGGTTAAAGAAGGTGAAGAACTAGCTAAGCTTCATAAGCAAATAGTGGTTAAGATTCCTATGATAAAAGAAGGAATTAAAGCTATTAAATATTTTAGCGATAAGGGAATTAGAACCAATTGTACACTAGTTTTTTCTGCAGGACAAGCTTTGTTAGCAGCAAAAGCAGGTGCAACTTATGTATCTCCATTTATTGGTAGATTAGATGATATTTCTACAGATGGATTAAATCTGATTGCAGATATTAGATTGATCTATGATAACTACGGATTTGAAACTGAAATTCTTGCAGCTTCAGTACGTCATAGCATGCATATATTAGAATGTGCTAAAATTGGGGCAGATGTAATGACCGGGCCGCTTTCTTCTATTGAAGGTTTATTAAAACATCCTTTAACAGATAGCGGTTTAAAACAATTTTTAGCAGATTATAATAAGGGAAATTAA
- a CDS encoding putative signal transducing protein, producing the protein MSTEDNYQRVYTGSDVNVQYLQELFQKAGISCRVRNDFDSGLRAGFGGGLPGQVQLFAVTSHLDVAQKIVAATFKEDYSDEEDQGL; encoded by the coding sequence ATGAGCACAGAAGATAATTATCAAAGAGTATACACAGGTTCTGATGTTAATGTACAATATCTTCAAGAACTTTTTCAAAAAGCAGGAATCTCTTGTAGAGTGCGCAACGATTTTGATTCTGGTTTGAGAGCAGGATTTGGTGGAGGGCTCCCGGGACAAGTGCAACTTTTTGCCGTAACTTCTCATCTAGATGTAGCTCAAAAGATTGTGGCTGCAACTTTCAAAGAAGATTATTCTGATGAAGAAGATCAAGGCCTTTAA
- a CDS encoding SDR family oxidoreductase, with translation MKTDASQTSKVVLITGGSSGIGKSIAEYLSDRNYKVYGTSRNPQNQSSLKFELVALDVTKVDTITAAVNSIIEKEGRLDVLINNAGVGITGPLEETPEIEIKKAFDTNYFGPLNVIKSVLPQMRKQKSGLIINITSIAGYMGLPYRGIYSASKGALELTTEAFRMELKDFNISMTNVAPGDFATNIAAGRFHAPVIKGSPYETSYERTLNIMNEHVDHGKDPQVMAKAIYKIITTKKPRGHYKVGEPLQKFSIALKRILPDKVYEKMLLKHYKL, from the coding sequence ATGAAAACAGATGCCTCTCAAACTTCAAAAGTTGTTCTTATTACTGGTGGTTCTTCAGGAATAGGAAAGTCTATAGCAGAATATCTTTCTGATAGAAATTATAAGGTTTACGGTACGAGTAGAAATCCTCAAAATCAATCTTCTTTAAAATTTGAATTAGTTGCTTTGGATGTTACTAAAGTGGACACGATAACTGCTGCGGTTAATTCAATCATAGAAAAAGAGGGTAGGTTAGATGTACTTATAAATAATGCAGGGGTTGGAATTACAGGCCCGCTTGAAGAAACTCCGGAAATTGAAATAAAGAAAGCTTTTGATACCAATTATTTTGGGCCATTAAATGTAATTAAGTCTGTATTGCCTCAAATGAGAAAGCAAAAATCAGGGCTTATAATAAATATTACCTCTATTGCTGGGTATATGGGCTTACCATATCGCGGTATATATTCAGCTTCAAAAGGAGCTTTAGAACTAACTACAGAAGCCTTTAGAATGGAGCTTAAAGACTTTAATATTAGTATGACTAATGTTGCTCCTGGAGATTTTGCTACCAATATTGCGGCAGGGAGATTTCATGCTCCTGTAATTAAAGGTTCTCCATATGAAACTTCCTATGAGCGTACCTTAAATATTATGAATGAGCATGTAGATCACGGTAAAGATCCGCAGGTAATGGCAAAAGCTATCTATAAGATAATTACTACCAAAAAACCTAGAGGGCATTACAAGGTGGGAGAACCATTACAGAAATTTTCTATTGCGCTTAAAAGGATTCTACCAGATAAAGTATATGAGAAGATGTTGCTCAAACATTATAAATTGTAA